Proteins encoded together in one Megalopta genalis isolate 19385.01 unplaced genomic scaffold, iyMegGena1_principal scaffold0053, whole genome shotgun sequence window:
- the LOC143261504 gene encoding uncharacterized protein LOC143261504 — protein MACSRTTTESCIQWGSINGGEIEFESLTENTLEGALEVIRKSFFPNESICKGIDLLSDPCSVKALEEVCLAVTRDGVSLVAIEVKTQKVVGVVLNKIKKIKRDEIDPRWLWGQPPYDRLPPIIRHPPEMTWLESFREDLRNYLLNK, from the exons atggcatg ttccagaactacaactgaatcctgcattcagtggggctccataaatggtggagaaatcgagttcgagtctctgacggagaatactttggagggagcattggaagtaataaggaaaagctttttccccaacgagagcatctgcaaaggcatagatctgttatcggatccttgtagcgtcaaagcgctcgaggaggtgtgtttggcagttactagagacggtgtcagccttgtcgcaatcgaagtcaagactcagaaagttgttggtgtcgttctcaataaaattaagaaaataaaaagagatgaaattgacccgcggtggttgtgggggcaaccaccgtacgatcgacttcccccgatcatcaggcatcctcctgaaatgacttggcttgagagcttcagagaagatt tacgaaACTACCTCCTGAATAAATAA